Proteins from one Gossypium raimondii isolate GPD5lz chromosome 8, ASM2569854v1, whole genome shotgun sequence genomic window:
- the LOC105791581 gene encoding uncharacterized protein LOC105791581: MENNMSMAEAQLTPPAAAAVQLTDLVYSLEQATQMAKQLPVTSDPTYLFQIHSSLHRAHHSLSSFLSAAHPQHLPPPVAAANSLSSATGAANENGSDPMQVGDENEAEAEENSKTSIDKVEERMRECFFIKNKRVKRQLSPSSAALAEERRVCDDRFVGGIMGFDPIGEKLRALDLVYQFHG; encoded by the coding sequence ATGGAGAACAATATGAGCATGGCGGAGGCACAGCTGACGCCACCGGCAGCGGCGGCGGTACAATTAACAGACCTAGTCTATTCATTAGAGCAAGCAACCCAGATGGCAAAACAACTACCCGTCACGTCAGACCCAACCTACCTCTTCCAAATCCATTCATCTCTCCATCGAGCCCATCATTCTCTCTCCTCTTTCCTCTCCGCCGCCCATCCCCAGCATCTTCCGCCGCCGGTTGCGGCCGCGAACTCTCTCTCCTCTGCCACTGGAGCTGCCAACGAGAACGGCAGCGACCCGATGCAGGTGGGCGATGAGAATGAAGCGGAGGCGGAGGAGAATTCCAAGACGTCGATTGATAAGGTGGAGGAGAGGATGAGGGAATGTTTTTTTATCAAGAACAAGAGGGTAAAGAGGCAGCTCTCGCCGTCGTCCGCGGCGTTGGCGGAGGAGAGGAGGGTTTGTGATGACAGATTCGTGGGTGGTATCATGGGTTTTGATCCTATTGGGGAGAAGTTGCGGGCTTTGGATCTTGTCTACCAGTTTCATGGTTGA